The Halioglobus maricola genome segment ATTCCAGCTCAACGACCAATATCTTATCTACGATGAGCCTGAAATGGCGGAGCGTTTTGTCACGCACAACAGCGACGGCACTGTCTCCGCGCGGATTCTACTGGGCGGTATCACCTGTGCAGCCTGTACCTGGTTAATTGAACAAACCCTGGCGCCGGTGGCTGGTGTCATCAGTGCGTTGGTCAACCTGCAGCAAAGTCGACTGGATATTTGCCTGGATCCGGCGCAGATCAAGCTCAGCGAAATTTTCTCCCGGCTGGAATCCCTGGGCTATCGCCCCCGCCCCTTCCACAGCAGCACCCAGCGCGATCAGATGCAGTCGGATTACAGACGTGATCTGCGTCGTCTGGGCGTAGCGGGTTTCGGCATGATGCAGGTGGGCATGTTTGCCGTGGCCCTGCACGCGGGTGACATCCAGGGGATTCAGCAGGAATATCAGGGGCTACTCCGCGGCTTTAGCCTGCTCGTCTCGACCTTCGTGGTGTTCTTCTCCGCAGGAACGTTTTTCACCACTGCCTGGCGCCACCTTAAACAGGGCGCATTGGTCATGGACCTGCCGGTGGCGCTGGCCATCGGTCTCGCCTGGCTTGCCAGCGCATGGGCAACGCTCACTGGCACGGGCCAGGTCTATTTTGACTCGGTGGTGATGTTCACTTTCTTCCTGCTACTGGGACGGTTCCTGGAAGCTCGCGTAAGGCAACGCCACGCCATGACATGGTTTGACGCCGAGAGCACGCTCCCGGACGCAGTGAGCTGCAAACGCGACGGTGCCTGGGTCACTGTGCCGCGCACCCAGGTAGGCGAAGGTGATACCGTGCTCCTGCGCCCGGGCCAAACCATCCCTGTAGACGCTACGGTTAGCAATGGCCAAAGCGCCGTGCGTGAAGACACATTTAACGGCGAACACTTGCCCCGCACCGTGGGGGAAGGCGACACAGTCTACGCCGGCACCATCAATGTCGAGGCCAGCGTCGAAGCCGAGGTGCTCGGCAGTTACCTCGAGAGCCGTCTGGCGGCACTGCAGCAATCGGTAGAAGCGGCCCAGACGGAGAAACCGCTACTTGCCAGAATGGCCGATCAAGTGGCGTCGTGGTTTGTTGCGGGCGTGTTGCTGGTGACATCGGCCACTGCCTTCATCTGGTATCAGATAGACCCCTCCCAGGCCCTGTGGATCTCGCTCTCGGTACTCGTCATCAGCTGTCCCTGTGCATTGGCCCTGGCCACGCCTGCCGCGCTCACCTCGGCCGCCAGCGCCCTGCGTGGACACGGCGTAATCGTGCGTGGCGAAAACGCCCTCGAGGCCCTGTCGCGCTCGACGCATATGCTATTCGATAAGACCGGCACGCTGACCGAAGGCAGCCTTACAGTCGCCGAGGTCAAGCTACTCGGAACAGCAGGACACGACGAGGTAATGGCTATTGCCAGCGCACTGCAACGCTATTCCAATCATCCGCTCAGCCATGCGTTTACTGAGCTGGAGAGCGCTGCAGGCTTCACCGAGGTCGAATATTTCGTCGCTGCGGGCTTGGAAGGTGAGCGCGAAACGCGGAGCTACCGTATGGGCAGCGAAGCTTTCTGTCGCGCCATATGCTCTGACCTGCAAGCCCAACCCAACTCACCCCTTTACTGGGTGGCACTTTGCAGCGACGTGGAACCGCTGGCCTGGATTGGCCTGAGCGATCCGCTGCGCGAGGAGGCGTCACAGGTAGTCACCACAGCACACACAGGAGGCCTGCAAGTGGGCCTGCTCACTGGTGACAGTTCCCCAGCCGGCCCGGCGCTGGCAGCGCAGCTGCAACTAGACAGCTGCGCCCACGGGCTGCAACCCCAGCAAAAAATG includes the following:
- a CDS encoding heavy metal translocating P-type ATPase, which encodes MAQVQVADSDTSLNGEPCYHCGEEIPPGILLDVEIGGKNRPMCCPGCRAVAGMIAANGLDNFYEQRTAYSERPPETEFQLNDQYLIYDEPEMAERFVTHNSDGTVSARILLGGITCAACTWLIEQTLAPVAGVISALVNLQQSRLDICLDPAQIKLSEIFSRLESLGYRPRPFHSSTQRDQMQSDYRRDLRRLGVAGFGMMQVGMFAVALHAGDIQGIQQEYQGLLRGFSLLVSTFVVFFSAGTFFTTAWRHLKQGALVMDLPVALAIGLAWLASAWATLTGTGQVYFDSVVMFTFFLLLGRFLEARVRQRHAMTWFDAESTLPDAVSCKRDGAWVTVPRTQVGEGDTVLLRPGQTIPVDATVSNGQSAVREDTFNGEHLPRTVGEGDTVYAGTINVEASVEAEVLGSYLESRLAALQQSVEAAQTEKPLLARMADQVASWFVAGVLLVTSATAFIWYQIDPSQALWISLSVLVISCPCALALATPAALTSAASALRGHGVIVRGENALEALSRSTHMLFDKTGTLTEGSLTVAEVKLLGTAGHDEVMAIASALQRYSNHPLSHAFTELESAAGFTEVEYFVAAGLEGERETRSYRMGSEAFCRAICSDLQAQPNSPLYWVALCSDVEPLAWIGLSDPLREEASQVVTTAHTGGLQVGLLTGDSSPAGPALAAQLQLDSCAHGLQPQQKMAEVQKLQSQGAVVVMVGDGLNDAPVLRMADASFAVAGATDLARTQADFVVVGGDLNAVTYTWIQAKRCRRIILQNFSWALGYNLSAIPLAAMGYVPPWAAAIGMSLSSLLVVVNSLRLNRQPSP